In Drosophila teissieri strain GT53w chromosome 2R, Prin_Dtei_1.1, whole genome shotgun sequence, the following proteins share a genomic window:
- the LOC122614345 gene encoding transmembrane emp24 domain-containing protein 2: protein MLSVIVLVLALLRATSGFIITVDAHETMCFYDHANVSDKVTMSFEVMEGGFKDVGVEISGPDDDRLHHSEQDTLGSFTFTAMKEGQYQLCFDNKMSTLTPKILMFQFQVARALEFYMDSSKRADDVIEQTAVQSMINELSAKLGAVKMEQEYMHFRYRGHLEVSDMVELRVLAWSIFAPMMLIITAVLEIYSLKHFFEVKRVV, encoded by the coding sequence atgctgTCAGTAATTGTCTTGGTGCTAGCGCTTTTGAGAGCGACTAGTGGCTTCATCATCACCGTGGATGCCCACGAGACGATGTGCTTCTACGACCACGCCAATGTCAGCGACAAGGTGACCATGTCCTTCGAGGTGATGGAAGGCGGCTTCAAGGATGTGGgcgtcgagatctcgggaCCCGACGACGATCGCCTGCACCACTCCGAGCAGGACACCCTGGGCAGCTTCACCTTCACGGCCATGAAGGAGGGGCAGTACCAGTTGTGCTTCGACAACAAAATGTCCACGCTGACTCCCAAGATCCTGATGTTCCAGTTCCAAGTGGCCAGGGCCCTGGAGTTCTACATGGACTCCTCGAAACGAGCAGACGACGTCATCGAGCAGACGGCGGTGCAGTCGATGATCAACGAACTCTCCGCCAAACTGGGAGCCGTGAAGATGGAGCAGGAGTACATGCACTTCCGCTACCGCGGCCACTTGGAGGTCAGCGATATGGTGGAGCTCCGTGTCCTGGCGTGGTCTATATTTGCGCCCATGATGCTGATCATTACGGCGGTTCTGGAGATATACTCCCTCAAGCATTTCTTCGAAGTCAAGCGCGTGGTTTGA